Proteins found in one Erythrobacter sp. 3-20A1M genomic segment:
- the ligA gene encoding NAD-dependent DNA ligase LigA: MSDVDPSAMTDAEAANALMRLAKQIAHHDRLYHAEDAPEITDQEYDALVRRNAAIEEAFPHLVREDSPSRQVGHAVAASPLSKVAHEVRMMSLDNAFADEEVAEFVARVRRFLSLEDDAPLAFTAEDKIDGLSCSLRYEDGRLVRAATRGDGQVGEDVTANVQHIADIPQQLDGKDIPALFEVRGEVYMEKQAFAALNAAQQDAGGKQFANPRNAAAGSLRQKDASVTAKRPLRFWAHGWGAVSEGAVPGDTQEEVMRAIEGWGLPLSPHFSRVEDVDGMFAAYERIAKDRAELPYEIDGVVYKVDRLDYQHRLGFVAKAPRWAIARKFPAEKAETTLEAIDIQVGRTGKLTPVGRLAPVLVGGVTVTNVTLHNKDEIERLGVRPGDRVRVQRAGDVIPQVVENLTPDETRDPWHFPEHCPECGSEAVAEEGEVDIRCTGGLICPAQRTERLEHFVSRGALDIEGLGEKTIAQFFALGWLESPADIFRLKSRREEILALEGWKDKSVDNLLASIEAKRTPDAARLLFGLGIRHVGAVTARDLMKGIGDIRRLPEKAAEIRAYREDNPRAEGEAESPFNTRMVEAVKRILEVQADGIGTAVGFALADFFHEQHNMDVWNELIGPEPGAGELDPPRYEVETRASPVSGKTVVFTGKLETMSRDEAKAQAERLGAKAAGSVSAKTDLVVVGPGAGSKLKQAEKLGIEVIDEAGWADIVAAAG; the protein is encoded by the coding sequence ATGAGCGACGTAGACCCGTCGGCGATGACCGATGCCGAGGCCGCCAATGCGCTGATGCGGCTGGCGAAGCAGATCGCGCATCACGACCGGCTCTACCACGCCGAAGACGCGCCCGAGATCACCGATCAGGAATACGACGCGCTGGTGCGGCGCAATGCGGCGATCGAGGAGGCCTTTCCCCATCTGGTGCGCGAGGACAGTCCGAGCCGGCAGGTCGGGCACGCGGTTGCCGCCTCTCCGCTGAGCAAGGTCGCGCACGAGGTTCGCATGATGAGCCTCGACAATGCCTTCGCCGACGAGGAGGTGGCCGAATTCGTCGCCCGCGTGCGCCGTTTCCTGTCGCTGGAGGACGACGCACCGCTCGCCTTTACCGCCGAGGACAAGATCGACGGGCTCTCCTGCTCGCTGCGCTACGAGGACGGGCGGCTGGTGCGCGCCGCCACGCGGGGCGACGGTCAGGTGGGGGAAGACGTCACTGCCAACGTGCAGCATATCGCCGATATCCCGCAGCAACTAGACGGCAAGGACATCCCTGCGCTGTTCGAAGTACGCGGCGAGGTCTACATGGAAAAACAGGCGTTTGCCGCGCTCAATGCTGCGCAGCAGGACGCGGGTGGGAAGCAGTTCGCGAACCCGCGCAACGCCGCCGCCGGATCGCTGCGTCAGAAGGATGCGAGCGTCACGGCGAAGCGTCCCTTGCGCTTCTGGGCGCACGGGTGGGGCGCGGTTTCCGAAGGTGCCGTGCCGGGCGATACGCAGGAAGAGGTGATGCGGGCGATCGAGGGCTGGGGCCTCCCGCTGAGCCCGCATTTTTCGCGGGTCGAGGATGTCGACGGCATGTTCGCTGCCTACGAACGGATCGCCAAGGACCGAGCCGAGCTGCCCTACGAGATCGACGGCGTCGTCTACAAGGTCGACCGGCTCGACTACCAACATCGCCTGGGCTTCGTCGCCAAGGCACCGCGATGGGCGATCGCGCGCAAGTTCCCGGCGGAAAAGGCCGAAACGACGCTGGAAGCGATCGACATTCAGGTTGGGCGCACCGGCAAGCTGACCCCCGTGGGACGGCTCGCCCCAGTGCTGGTCGGCGGGGTCACCGTCACCAACGTCACCCTGCACAACAAGGACGAGATCGAGCGCTTGGGCGTGCGGCCCGGCGATCGAGTCCGGGTCCAGCGGGCGGGCGACGTGATCCCCCAGGTGGTCGAAAACCTGACGCCGGACGAAACGCGCGATCCCTGGCATTTCCCCGAGCATTGCCCCGAATGCGGTAGCGAGGCAGTGGCCGAGGAAGGGGAGGTCGATATTCGCTGCACCGGCGGGTTGATCTGCCCCGCGCAGCGCACCGAGCGGCTGGAGCATTTCGTCAGCCGCGGGGCGCTCGACATCGAGGGGCTGGGCGAGAAGACCATCGCGCAGTTCTTTGCTCTGGGCTGGCTGGAAAGCCCGGCCGACATCTTCCGGCTGAAGTCGCGGCGCGAGGAGATCCTCGCGCTCGAGGGCTGGAAGGACAAGTCTGTGGATAACCTGTTGGCGAGCATCGAGGCGAAGCGCACGCCAGACGCCGCGCGGCTGCTGTTCGGCCTGGGTATCCGGCATGTCGGAGCGGTCACGGCGCGCGACCTGATGAAGGGCATCGGCGATATCCGCCGCCTGCCGGAGAAAGCTGCCGAAATTCGCGCCTACCGCGAGGATAACCCGCGCGCGGAAGGGGAGGCCGAAAGCCCGTTCAACACGCGCATGGTGGAGGCCGTGAAGAGGATACTGGAAGTGCAGGCGGACGGGATCGGAACGGCCGTCGGGTTCGCGCTGGCTGACTTCTTCCACGAACAGCACAATATGGATGTCTGGAACGAGCTCATCGGACCGGAGCCAGGCGCGGGCGAGCTCGATCCTCCACGCTACGAGGTGGAGACGCGCGCCAGCCCGGTTTCCGGCAAGACGGTGGTCTTTACCGGCAAGCTGGAAACCATGAGCCGCGACGAGGCAAAGGCGCAGGCCGAGCGGCTCGGGGCGAAAGCGGCGGGTTCGGTCAGTGCCAAAACCGACCTCGTGGTCGTCGGCCCCGGCGCAGGCAGCAAGCTGAAGCAGGCCGAGAAGCTGGGTATCGAAGTGATCGACGAGGCGGGCTGGGCGGATATCGTCGCCGCGGCGGGGTAA
- a CDS encoding S9 family peptidase, which translates to MIAGCAAKGDPTESEQPIALAADGAMWGTDTHMPPGQPSALMRYADHARGYAALRLPQGDGPFPLAVLFHGGCWKAGVADTAYLAPLATRWQQQGIATLNVDYREVGEGKFGGGGWPNSFTDWQKAAGLIDQLLANYPIDRNRITLVGHSAGALPALWLAEQRGTTSPGGGAAPVKARAAIIFDGPADVGAEREAFDALCEFSAVDPFMGGSPDAVAGRYAAISPGEHPPQLKEILFVNARLPQPPKSALDAVGAGGAKVETRSNPGASHFDIITPGAEAYTANEPAIMKVLRGE; encoded by the coding sequence ATGATCGCGGGGTGCGCCGCGAAGGGCGATCCCACGGAGTCCGAGCAGCCGATCGCGCTTGCCGCCGACGGCGCGATGTGGGGGACGGATACCCATATGCCACCGGGCCAGCCCAGTGCGCTTATGCGCTATGCCGATCACGCGCGCGGCTACGCGGCGCTGCGGCTGCCGCAGGGGGACGGACCGTTTCCGCTCGCGGTGCTGTTCCATGGCGGTTGCTGGAAGGCAGGAGTAGCCGACACCGCCTATCTCGCGCCGCTCGCCACCCGCTGGCAGCAGCAGGGGATCGCGACGCTGAACGTCGATTATCGCGAGGTGGGCGAAGGGAAATTCGGCGGTGGCGGATGGCCCAATTCCTTCACCGACTGGCAGAAGGCGGCGGGGCTGATCGATCAGCTCCTCGCGAATTACCCGATTGATCGGAACCGCATCACGCTGGTCGGGCACTCCGCCGGTGCGCTGCCCGCTTTGTGGCTTGCCGAGCAGCGCGGGACGACCAGCCCCGGTGGCGGTGCGGCCCCGGTGAAGGCGCGGGCGGCGATCATCTTCGACGGTCCGGCAGATGTCGGGGCGGAGCGCGAGGCGTTCGACGCCCTGTGCGAATTCTCGGCGGTCGATCCGTTCATGGGCGGCTCGCCCGATGCCGTCGCCGGGCGCTACGCCGCCATCTCACCCGGCGAGCATCCACCGCAACTGAAGGAAATCCTGTTCGTCAACGCCCGCCTACCGCAGCCGCCTAAGAGCGCGCTCGACGCGGTGGGTGCCGGCGGGGCGAAGGTGGAAACACGGAGCAATCCCGGCGCGAGCCATTTCGACATCATCACCCCCGGGGCCGAGGCCTACACCGCGAACGAGCCTGCGATCATGAAGGTGCTGCGCGGGGAATGA
- the recN gene encoding DNA repair protein RecN, with protein MLTRLSIRNIVLIEALDLDFGRGLGVLTGETGAGKSILLDALGLVLGNRADSGLVRAGEERASVTASFEFGALPAALVEALDDAGVEIEPGEPLLIRRQLRADGGSKAFVNDQPAGVALLRELAPALVELHGQHDDRGLVNPRGHRALLDRYAGADTAAVARSWQHWRAASEALREARERIDTAKEEQDLLLAHLAELTALEPQAGEEERLAEARAAMQKGERLSGDLEELRHVWDGSDSPLAALRGAARRLDRIAPEHALLAEALASLDRAVIEATEAEEKLEKAAEALTHDPAALEAAETRLFDLRALARKHRCEVDELPEKAREFRAALDAIEGGEAELDALEAAEREAGETYRDAAHALHAARVAAAERLDVAVAEELAPLKLDAARFRTQVTELPEERWGAHGLDAVEFLIATNPGADFAPLGKIASGGELSRFILALKVALAEQGGAATVIFDEIDRGVGGAVASAIGERLARLARDGQLLAVTHSPQVAARGRMHYVIHKSSEGTVTKTSVTLLDESGRQEEIARMLSGAEVTPEARAQADRLLEGV; from the coding sequence ATGCTGACCCGGCTTTCCATCCGCAACATCGTGCTGATCGAGGCGCTCGATCTCGATTTCGGGCGCGGGCTCGGCGTGCTGACCGGCGAAACCGGCGCGGGCAAGTCGATCCTGCTCGATGCGCTGGGGCTGGTGCTCGGCAATCGCGCCGACAGCGGTCTGGTGCGGGCGGGGGAAGAGCGGGCCAGCGTTACCGCCAGCTTCGAATTCGGCGCGCTTCCGGCGGCGCTCGTCGAAGCGCTCGACGATGCCGGGGTGGAGATCGAGCCGGGCGAACCGTTGCTTATCCGTCGGCAGCTGCGCGCCGATGGCGGCTCCAAGGCTTTCGTCAACGACCAGCCGGCGGGCGTCGCGCTGCTGCGCGAACTGGCCCCGGCGCTGGTCGAATTGCACGGGCAGCACGACGATCGCGGTCTGGTCAATCCGCGCGGGCATCGGGCGCTGTTGGATCGCTATGCCGGTGCGGATACGGCCGCGGTCGCGCGCAGCTGGCAGCACTGGCGCGCGGCGTCAGAGGCGCTGCGCGAGGCGCGCGAACGGATCGATACCGCGAAGGAGGAGCAGGACCTGCTGCTCGCCCATCTTGCCGAACTGACCGCGCTGGAGCCGCAGGCGGGCGAGGAAGAACGCCTCGCCGAAGCGCGCGCCGCCATGCAGAAGGGGGAGCGGCTGTCGGGGGACCTCGAGGAGCTGCGCCATGTGTGGGACGGTTCGGACTCGCCGCTGGCGGCATTGCGCGGGGCGGCGCGGCGGCTCGACCGGATCGCGCCCGAGCACGCGTTGCTCGCCGAAGCGCTCGCCAGCCTCGACCGCGCGGTAATCGAGGCGACCGAGGCGGAAGAGAAGCTGGAGAAGGCGGCAGAGGCGCTCACCCACGATCCCGCCGCGCTCGAGGCCGCCGAGACGCGCCTGTTCGACCTGCGGGCGCTGGCGCGCAAGCATCGCTGCGAGGTGGATGAACTGCCGGAAAAGGCGCGCGAGTTCCGTGCCGCTCTCGACGCGATCGAAGGCGGGGAGGCGGAGCTCGACGCGCTGGAGGCGGCGGAGCGCGAAGCGGGCGAGACCTATCGCGATGCGGCACATGCGCTGCACGCGGCGCGCGTCGCGGCGGCGGAGCGGCTGGACGTTGCGGTGGCGGAGGAGCTCGCCCCGCTGAAGCTCGACGCCGCGCGCTTCCGCACCCAGGTGACCGAATTGCCGGAGGAGCGCTGGGGCGCGCACGGGCTGGACGCGGTCGAATTTCTGATCGCGACGAACCCGGGCGCGGACTTCGCGCCGCTGGGCAAGATCGCGAGCGGGGGCGAGCTGTCGCGCTTCATCCTGGCGCTGAAGGTCGCGCTGGCGGAGCAGGGCGGGGCGGCGACGGTGATCTTCGACGAGATCGACCGCGGCGTGGGCGGCGCGGTCGCGAGCGCTATCGGCGAACGGCTTGCGCGGCTGGCGCGAGACGGGCAATTGCTGGCCGTCACCCACTCGCCGCAGGTCGCGGCGCGCGGGCGCATGCATTACGTCATCCACAAGTCGAGCGAGGGCACGGTGACGAAAACCAGCGTCACCCTGCTCGACGAGAGTGGGCGGCAGGAAGAGATCGCGCGGATGCTGTCGGGCGCGGAAGTGACGCCCGAGGCAAGGGCGCAGGCAGACAGATTGCTGGAGGGAGTATGA
- a CDS encoding outer membrane protein assembly factor BamD translates to MTTRSLRRAAAVSLLAATTVVSGCATGASGGPRDTAYVARDVETLYLSAKERLDRGDTKLAAALFDEVERQHPYSPWARRAQLMSAFSYYVAQDYTKAIQSAQRFLSIHPGNKDAPYAYYLIGLSYYEQIGDVQRDQKTTEQTLTALRELTRRFPYSEYAADAQLKIDLVNDHLAGKEMAIGRYYENSGKWLAAAIRFQNVVENYQTTSHAPEALYRLTETNLALGIPGEAKKYAAVLGANYPGSEWYEKAYKLIDEYAPNAQAT, encoded by the coding sequence ATGACGACCCGTTCCCTCCGGCGCGCCGCCGCCGTTTCGCTTCTTGCCGCAACCACCGTGGTTTCCGGCTGTGCAACCGGCGCCAGTGGCGGGCCGCGCGATACCGCCTATGTCGCGCGCGACGTGGAGACGCTGTATCTGAGCGCGAAGGAACGGCTCGACCGGGGCGACACCAAGCTGGCCGCGGCGCTGTTCGACGAGGTCGAGCGCCAGCATCCCTATTCCCCGTGGGCGCGCCGCGCCCAGTTGATGAGCGCGTTCTCCTATTACGTGGCGCAGGATTACACGAAGGCGATCCAGAGCGCCCAGCGTTTCCTGTCGATCCACCCGGGCAACAAGGACGCGCCTTATGCCTATTACCTGATCGGGCTGAGCTATTACGAGCAGATCGGGGATGTGCAGCGCGACCAGAAGACGACCGAGCAGACGCTGACCGCGCTGCGCGAGCTGACCCGGCGGTTTCCCTACAGCGAATACGCCGCCGACGCGCAGCTGAAGATCGACCTGGTGAACGACCATCTCGCGGGCAAGGAGATGGCGATCGGCCGCTATTACGAGAATTCGGGCAAGTGGCTGGCCGCCGCGATCCGGTTCCAGAACGTGGTCGAGAACTACCAGACCACCAGCCACGCACCCGAGGCGCTATACCGCCTGACCGAAACCAACCTGGCGCTGGGCATTCCGGGCGAGGCGAAGAAATACGCGGCGGTGCTGGGCGCGAACTATCCGGGAAGCGAGTGGTACGAAAAAGCGTACAAGCTGATCGACGAGTACGCGCCGAACGCCCAGGCGACCTGA
- the proB gene encoding glutamate 5-kinase, translated as MPDNHTVVVKIGSALLANTDLLTPRFGFMQRMMEDVAQLREEGTNVILCSSGAVALGLRMMGETPESAGVSDKQAAAACGMPLLLNAYKQIGHEYGIDIAQVLLTLGDFEDHRRFLNTRNTVNRLMEAGVVPIVNENDSITTEEIRVGDNDRLAAKVAQMVGAQDLIILTGVEGLYDRNPDDPEAKLVEVVEDVAPYIEATKGKSTLGTGGMETKLIAANMAQEAGCTTWIADGEVDNPLTSVLRGERRCTKCVAHADPATGWESWIANRLQMAGSLVVDPDFAGALANGDRSITRDDLVSVDGDFTRGDVLHIYDTNGEERARGLSDFTAEEIRVMVNNRDMPAEQLLGYNTKGEIVRAKNLVSLQKRHLRWDAPSPTEGRVS; from the coding sequence GTGCCCGATAACCATACCGTCGTCGTCAAAATCGGATCGGCCCTCTTGGCCAATACCGACCTTCTCACCCCCCGTTTCGGATTCATGCAGCGCATGATGGAGGACGTGGCCCAGTTGCGAGAGGAAGGGACCAATGTGATCCTGTGTTCCTCCGGTGCGGTCGCGCTGGGGCTCAGGATGATGGGCGAGACCCCGGAAAGCGCGGGCGTCAGTGACAAGCAGGCGGCCGCCGCGTGCGGCATGCCGCTGCTGCTCAACGCATACAAGCAGATCGGGCACGAATACGGGATCGACATCGCGCAGGTGCTGCTGACGCTCGGCGATTTTGAGGATCACCGCCGCTTCCTCAACACCCGCAACACGGTCAACCGCTTGATGGAAGCGGGCGTGGTACCGATCGTGAACGAGAACGATTCGATCACGACCGAGGAAATCCGGGTCGGCGACAACGACCGGCTGGCGGCGAAGGTCGCGCAGATGGTCGGCGCGCAGGACCTCATCATCCTGACCGGGGTGGAGGGGCTGTACGACCGCAATCCCGACGATCCCGAGGCCAAGCTGGTCGAGGTGGTCGAGGACGTGGCGCCTTATATCGAGGCGACCAAGGGCAAGAGCACGCTGGGCACCGGCGGGATGGAAACGAAGCTGATCGCCGCGAACATGGCGCAGGAGGCCGGCTGCACCACCTGGATCGCCGATGGCGAGGTGGACAATCCGCTCACCTCGGTCCTGCGCGGTGAGCGCCGCTGCACGAAATGCGTCGCCCATGCCGATCCCGCGACCGGCTGGGAAAGCTGGATCGCCAACCGGCTGCAGATGGCCGGCAGCCTGGTGGTCGACCCGGACTTTGCCGGAGCGCTGGCTAATGGCGACCGCTCGATCACGCGCGACGATCTGGTGTCGGTCGACGGCGACTTCACCCGTGGCGACGTGCTCCACATCTATGACACCAATGGCGAGGAACGCGCACGCGGCCTCAGCGATTTTACTGCGGAGGAAATCCGCGTGATGGTGAACAATCGCGATATGCCGGCGGAGCAGCTGCTGGGGTACAATACGAAGGGCGAGATCGTGCGCGCGAAGAACCTCGTCTCGCTGCAAAAACGCCACCTGCGCTGGGACGCGCCATCGCCGACAGAGGGCCGGGTCAGCTAG
- a CDS encoding pyrroline-5-carboxylate reductase: MGNRYPARRAFSIFLKGERTISKRVLLIGCGKMGGALLGHWMKGAEDFTVTDPALESGPHGARLVKGREEFGSDERFDVIIVAIKPQMVGDILPGFADLLADDGYVLSIAAGCSIERLSSAMDGAPVIRVMPNLPAAIGRAVSGICAADGVDQDQLSHAQDLMGRAGRTVTVDSEDALDRVTAVAGSGPGYVFEIARAYVAAAEELGFDKAQAREMVLGTIEGTIAMAQEEGETELAELRNSVTSKGGTTAAGLDALNGDGVVSDKLRATLQAAYDRAVELR, translated from the coding sequence GTGGGGAACCGATACCCTGCCAGACGCGCTTTTTCGATATTCTTAAAGGGAGAACGAACCATTTCGAAAAGAGTTCTGCTGATCGGCTGTGGAAAGATGGGCGGCGCCCTTCTGGGACACTGGATGAAGGGGGCGGAGGATTTCACCGTCACCGACCCGGCACTGGAAAGCGGGCCGCATGGCGCGCGACTGGTGAAAGGCCGCGAGGAATTCGGATCGGATGAAAGGTTCGACGTCATCATCGTGGCGATCAAGCCGCAGATGGTGGGCGATATCCTTCCCGGTTTCGCCGACCTGCTGGCGGACGATGGCTACGTGCTCTCGATCGCCGCAGGCTGCTCGATCGAGCGCCTATCGAGCGCGATGGACGGCGCGCCCGTCATTCGCGTGATGCCCAACCTGCCCGCAGCAATCGGCCGCGCGGTCAGCGGGATTTGCGCCGCGGACGGCGTGGACCAGGATCAGCTCTCCCATGCGCAGGACCTAATGGGCCGCGCCGGGCGCACCGTCACCGTCGACAGCGAGGACGCGCTCGACCGCGTCACCGCCGTGGCAGGCTCCGGCCCGGGCTACGTGTTCGAGATTGCGCGCGCCTATGTCGCGGCGGCCGAAGAGCTCGGCTTCGACAAGGCGCAGGCGCGCGAGATGGTGCTCGGCACGATCGAAGGCACCATCGCCATGGCGCAGGAGGAAGGGGAAACCGAACTGGCCGAGCTGCGTAATTCGGTTACCAGCAAGGGCGGCACCACGGCCGCGGGGCTCGATGCGCTGAACGGGGATGGCGTCGTCTCCGACAAGCTGCGCGCCACGCTGCAGGCCGCTTACGACCGCGCGGTGGAGCTGCGCTGA
- a CDS encoding glutamate-5-semialdehyde dehydrogenase, whose amino-acid sequence MNDQTLDPQIHIHDLGSRAREAARGLLQATTEQKNTALREAAKALRGSMDELLEANGKDVASVEGKKPDSFVDRLRLTEERVEGMASALEQIAELPDPVGRELAHFERPNGLKIERVAVPIGVIGMIYESRPNVGADASALCLKSGNAVILRGGSESRNSTRVIVSCMQAGLEAAGLPKDAVQTVGTTDRAAVAALLKADEFVDLVIPRGGRGLVELVRDQASVPTLLHLDGNCHSYIHEAADIDKAVKVIRNAKLRRTGVCGATESIVVDRAVADKAVPALAEIFGTDCEIRGDAEAAKLDDRIKPATEEDFSTEYLDPIVSVKVVDGLDEGIAWVDTHSSHHTDCILTEDEAAAKKFMTAIDSAIVMHNASTQFADGGEFGMGAEIGIATGKMHARGPVGLEQLTSFKYLVHGEGQIRP is encoded by the coding sequence ATGAACGATCAGACCCTCGATCCGCAGATCCATATCCACGACCTCGGCAGCCGCGCCCGCGAGGCGGCGCGCGGCCTCCTTCAGGCGACGACCGAGCAGAAGAACACCGCGCTGCGCGAGGCGGCCAAGGCCCTGCGCGGCTCGATGGACGAGCTGCTGGAGGCGAACGGCAAGGACGTCGCCTCGGTCGAGGGCAAGAAGCCCGACAGCTTCGTCGATCGCCTGCGCCTGACCGAGGAGCGCGTCGAAGGCATGGCGAGCGCGCTGGAACAGATCGCCGAGCTGCCCGACCCGGTCGGTCGCGAGCTGGCGCATTTCGAGCGGCCCAACGGCCTCAAGATCGAGCGGGTGGCGGTGCCGATCGGCGTCATCGGCATGATCTACGAAAGCCGCCCGAACGTGGGCGCGGACGCCAGTGCGCTGTGCCTGAAATCCGGCAATGCGGTGATCCTGCGCGGCGGTTCGGAAAGCCGCAACTCGACCCGCGTCATCGTGTCCTGCATGCAGGCCGGGCTGGAGGCGGCGGGCCTGCCCAAGGACGCGGTGCAGACCGTCGGGACCACCGACCGTGCCGCAGTCGCCGCGCTGCTCAAGGCGGACGAGTTCGTCGACCTGGTGATCCCGCGCGGCGGACGCGGGCTGGTGGAGCTGGTCCGCGACCAGGCGAGCGTCCCCACGCTCCTCCACCTCGACGGCAACTGCCACAGCTACATCCACGAGGCGGCCGACATCGACAAGGCGGTGAAGGTCATCCGCAACGCGAAGCTGCGGCGCACCGGCGTGTGCGGCGCGACGGAAAGCATCGTGGTCGACCGCGCGGTGGCGGACAAGGCCGTGCCCGCCCTGGCCGAGATCTTCGGCACCGATTGCGAGATCCGCGGCGACGCCGAGGCGGCGAAGCTCGACGACCGGATCAAGCCCGCGACGGAGGAGGATTTCTCCACCGAATATCTCGACCCCATCGTTTCGGTGAAGGTGGTCGACGGGCTGGACGAGGGCATCGCCTGGGTCGACACCCACTCGAGCCACCACACCGACTGCATCCTGACCGAGGACGAGGCCGCGGCGAAGAAGTTCATGACCGCGATCGACAGCGCCATCGTAATGCACAACGCCTCCACCCAGTTCGCCGACGGCGGCGAGTTCGGCATGGGCGCGGAGATCGGCATCGCGACCGGCAAGATGCACGCGCGCGGGCCGGTCGGCCTCGAACAGCTCACCAGCTTCAAGTACCTCGTCCATGGCGAGGGGCAAATTCGTCCGTAG
- a CDS encoding ImmA/IrrE family metallo-endopeptidase: MGRLTFTDVPPRAQEIIRKNQTAAPVPVGAIAKDLGVKVVISDLPLAVSGTLSRNADDGAWTIRVNRHEHKNRQRFTIAHEIAHFVLHRDVIDNELVDDTFYRSGLSEQREYEANALAADILMPWALVQELMRKGNNSSKELAQALEVSPAAMSIRLGLPT, encoded by the coding sequence ATGGGTCGATTGACCTTCACCGACGTCCCGCCAAGAGCGCAAGAAATTATTAGAAAGAACCAAACCGCCGCCCCCGTACCAGTTGGCGCGATCGCCAAAGACTTGGGCGTCAAGGTCGTGATCAGTGATTTACCATTGGCAGTTTCTGGGACATTAAGCCGAAATGCAGATGACGGCGCTTGGACCATTCGCGTAAACCGGCATGAACACAAGAATCGGCAACGGTTCACTATCGCTCATGAAATTGCTCATTTCGTCCTGCATCGAGATGTTATCGACAATGAGCTTGTGGATGATACTTTCTATCGAAGCGGTCTCTCTGAGCAGCGAGAATATGAAGCTAATGCACTTGCTGCGGACATCCTGATGCCTTGGGCTCTTGTGCAAGAATTAATGCGAAAAGGAAACAATTCTTCGAAGGAACTCGCGCAGGCACTTGAAGTTTCGCCCGCTGCTATGTCAATACGGCTTGGTCTGCCTACTTAG
- a CDS encoding beta family protein yields MSYPLDSKHYFPGLTIREGECRALGHLASPTKDLLFPLVRLQAWPRSKAGAGGPIDRSLEAFAEAFGPRPFALDLAAARSDLDSDWGKLGTTEITQLHDQTNGHDCWCTLIQDREDITPVTQLDSDPHNLAIQIERYLSWGRGLVIRLRRSRNWDLDKISPLALKDLQNHHVLIVFDCEQIGPKEDLTAVGTLAQNAILAANNILKGGQRTYVLMGSSFPSSFADIHPEYASLPLRERQLFDLLRMSPPLIDASISLEYGDHAAVYAAERPPAFKGAPRVDYPTASGWIYHRSNSGFDTAALRTRQDPQWDDDLLCWGAQRIRTAAGGDMTGLKSQSPWVAVRINIHLHRQAHAGGDWNSSADEEWVD; encoded by the coding sequence ATGAGCTACCCCTTGGACTCCAAGCACTATTTCCCGGGCCTTACTATTCGTGAAGGCGAATGTCGAGCTCTCGGGCACCTTGCGTCTCCCACCAAGGATTTGCTTTTTCCGCTTGTGCGACTTCAAGCATGGCCTCGATCAAAAGCTGGAGCAGGTGGCCCAATTGATCGAAGTCTGGAAGCTTTCGCGGAAGCATTCGGGCCGAGGCCGTTTGCGCTCGATTTAGCCGCGGCGCGATCCGATTTAGACTCAGATTGGGGCAAACTAGGTACCACAGAGATCACTCAGCTTCATGATCAGACAAACGGTCATGACTGCTGGTGCACTTTGATTCAAGACCGGGAAGACATAACTCCGGTTACCCAATTAGATTCGGATCCCCACAACTTAGCTATCCAAATAGAAAGATATTTATCGTGGGGTAGAGGATTAGTAATTCGGTTACGGCGTTCTCGTAATTGGGACCTCGATAAAATTAGTCCATTGGCGTTGAAGGACCTTCAAAATCACCATGTTCTAATAGTTTTTGACTGCGAACAAATCGGACCTAAGGAAGACCTTACGGCCGTGGGGACCCTCGCTCAGAATGCAATTTTAGCCGCTAATAACATCTTGAAGGGAGGCCAACGGACATACGTGCTAATGGGCTCAAGCTTTCCCTCATCCTTCGCGGACATTCACCCTGAGTATGCAAGTCTCCCCTTGAGAGAGCGCCAACTTTTCGACCTGCTAAGAATGAGCCCGCCACTTATCGACGCCTCAATTTCGCTTGAGTATGGCGACCATGCCGCTGTTTACGCTGCAGAGCGCCCTCCAGCCTTCAAAGGCGCCCCAAGGGTTGACTACCCGACTGCGTCTGGCTGGATCTACCACCGCTCAAACTCCGGTTTCGATACCGCTGCGCTACGAACACGGCAGGACCCCCAATGGGACGACGATTTACTTTGTTGGGGAGCTCAACGGATAAGGACAGCTGCAGGTGGGGATATGACCGGCCTAAAATCCCAAAGTCCGTGGGTGGCCGTTCGCATTAATATTCACCTACATCGTCAAGCGCACGCAGGAGGCGATTGGAATTCTTCGGCAGATGAGGAATGGGTTGATTAA